Sequence from the Spirochaetae bacterium HGW-Spirochaetae-1 genome:
GAACAGGAGGACCATACCCAGAAATATTCCCTGGGATATGGCAACAATAATCATAATGGTAATAATTTCCGACACGACAGTTCATCCGATTGCGACATCTGTCCCGCGCGGGGCAGGCATATATGCACACTGTATGAGCGGACATACTGAGTCCCGATTCCGTATCATGGGATAATCAGGGAGGCTCAGAGCAGGAAAGGATACACCAAAAAACAATTTTTGTCAAGACATATCCTTATTAAAGACGCGGCGGATGCATATCCCCACGGTCGATAGTTTTAAAAAAGCGGCTCCAGGAATAGGTCCCCGTGAGTTCGATGGCTCCTTTGTGGCATATGGCCCGGCAGTCGCCGCAGGCGATGCACTGGCCCAGGCCAGGATCCTTGCCCAGCACGCCGTCACGGGGTCGCATATGAGCTTTTTTATCTGCAATATAGATGGAATCGGCCGGGCAGGCCTCGGCGCAGATGCCGCAGCCCGTGCATTTATTTTCATCGATAGTGATTGTTCCCCACGATATCTGTTTCAGGTTTTTATAATCGGGCATGAATATTTTTTCGAAGAATCCCATTTTTGCCATAACTGTCTCCTTAATATACAACCTGTTTTTTTCCATCCTCATACCAGTCCACGGCATGGGTCTCACGGGGCACCATCCCGTCAGGGTTACCCCGGGGCCATCCAACGGCGATACTGGTGACAAATTTATAGGGATATGATATTCCCAGTCTTCTCTTCCACGTGGGGCTGTACTTGAATGCCGGTTTTGAAAAGCTTATCCAGCAGGTTCCCAGCCCCATGCTGTGGGCCGCGAGGACGATATTCTGGCCGGCAATGCCGCAGTCCAGGTCAGGATTACCCACGCCGCGTACATCCTTGAATACGAGGATCACCGTGGGGGCGCCGTGGAAAAGTCCCAGCCTTTCACGGGCGATAAGATCAACGGCACCGAAAGGCACGGGATGCAGCTCGAAACGGTTGAAACGAATGATCAGCTTGGTCAGGGGGCGCAGCCAGTAGAATCCCGGTCTGCGGTAATCGATCATGGCCCTGAATATTCTAAGATACCATGACACCGTTTCCGTCATCTCCCGGATCACTTCCTGGTCCCGGATCACTATGAACTTCCATGGCTGGGCATTGCCCGCCGAAGGAGCGAATCGTGCCGCCTCGAGAAGGCGTTTGATCATGAATTCCGGAACCTGTTCTTTTTTATAGAGGCGAACGCTGCGCCGGTTCAGGATCACTTCCTCGGTTTCCGTATAATTTTTTTTAAGTTTTTCCACGTTTCCTTCCCGAATATTTTTCATATAGAAACACCTCGCTCATTTTTTCAGGGGCTTCAGCAATCCTTTCTTTTTAAAATTGCTGTCCCGGACAAACCGATCTTCGGGCTGCACCTTTCCCAGCAAAAACTTGGACAGGAGCCGCGACATGCCCATGATGCTGAGACTGGGCGGGGCTCCGGGAGAAACGGGAAAAACACTGGCGTCGCATACATACAGGTTTTCGAATTCACTCCTGAAATCCCTCTGTACATACTTGCCGATTTCAATGGTCCCGCCGGGATGCCCGCCGGCCCAGCGGAGTTCCGAGATACTGTTCTCCTTCGCCCTGGCGCGGATCAGGATTTCCCTGGCCACATCAACGCCCTTCTGCATGCGTTTTTCATCGCTTGGTGTCATGGGTTTACTGGTCCTCTCATTGGGGTATATCTCTCCCTTGTCGTCCTCAGCCAGTTTTACGAAGAGGCCCATGCCCCGCTTAACCCAGGGCAGCTTGTACCAGTTTTCCCGCATGACCTTGGGGCGGATCATGTTCATGACGCACCAGGTTCCCCAAGCACCATTGTTTCCTATCATAAAACCGTCGCTGTCGGCAAAAGTTTCAATGGCGTGTGAAAAAGTTTGTTCTCCCCATTGCCCGCCTTTGGGGTCTTTGCTCAGGGCGAAGAGTATGGTCATGGGGTCCATGAAAAAACGCTTACCTGCATAGTTAACGCCCGATCGCAGCAGTATCCCCGGACTTCCGATACCGCCGGCAGCGAGAATAATGGTATCGCCGAATATCTTTTCACCGGTTTTCATTTCCACGCCCAGGACCTTTTTCCCGGTATCATCGAAAACAAGCCGGTGAACCGGGGAAGAGACCCGCAGTTCAGCGCCATATTCCTCAACGGCCTTATCCACATAGCGCCTCGTGGTCCACTTTGCGTCCCGGGGACAGCCCAGCATGCACCAGTCGCATCCCAGTTTGCACTTCTCGGGGTCGACAAATTTTTCCTGTTCCTCGAAGTGGGCACCCATATCTTCAGCGGCCTTCATCATTCTTTGAAAACCCGTATTTCCATTACGGTTGTAAAATTCCGGGGGAAGCGTTTTAACACCGATTTCCTTTTTGATTTCATCGGTCTCGGTCCTGAAATCGATACCCATCTTTTTTATAAATTTTTCCGTGGGATCGAAAACGTTACCCTGGTATATCATGGACGAACCGCCCACAGTGAGTCCCCGTTCCATTACGACACCTTCTTTGGACCGGTTGAACATAAAAAACCTTTCCGATAGACGCATACCCAGGGGGAAGCCGATAAAATGTTTATGGTACGCCCCCCGTTCCAGCATGAGCACTTTCTTGCCGGCCCTGGCAAGCTCCAGTGCCACGGGCGCTCCGCCGGGCCCCGTTCCTATTACGATGTATTCATACTGTTTCTGATTCATTTAATGCCTCTCGGATTTTAATAGTTTCATTCATCGAATCTGATACATGCTACAGATATACCTTGTAATTGTCCCCTGAAGTCCGGACAAGATCATCACTCGTGGCTTTTTTATTACGCACCTGTTCAAAGAAGGCCTGGACCCGGGTCCGTATCTGTCCCTGCCCGCCGCCGTAGAGCTCCCGCTCCAGGGCAAGGATGGGGAAATTTTTCTTCACCGCGTCCTTCCGATAAATAAAAAGTTCCCCTCCCCACAGATCGCAAAATTTCAGTTTCTCGGCGATGATAGCGTCAATGGCATACTCTTTTTTAATATCCTCAATATAAGCAAGACGCTTACGAAAATCATTCATCATGCGGGGACACGAGAGATGCGATAGATAGCGCACCGCCAGGGCCCGAACAGGTTCCCCTGATTCATCGACGGCAAGATTGAAATGCCTGCTGCCAAGGCAAATATTATCGGCAACAATAACGGCGCCGCAGTCCTCGATTAGTTCCATGTGCCCGATCTCTTCAATGCATCCCGATGAAAAAAATATGCGGAGATCATCGGGCCGGGAGACAACACGTTCCTGACAACCCTGAATGAAGGACTCCAGCATCGCGATAGCGTCCTCCACAGGCATGGCCGTTATGCAGAGCATCAGTGCCAGAATTTCGCTTCCCTTTACGGGAACATTCTTCGCTTTTCGCAGTTCATAAATATCGGCAAGAAGTTTCCGTTTTCTGTTATACAGCCGTATGGATTCGGCGATATTCCCATCCTCGATAGTTACACTGAAATGTTTCTCAACAGCGCCTTTAAACTTATGTATTTCAGCAGTAAACTGATCCATGGCCAGGTCATTCACCAGGTGCGGTGCGACAAACATATATCTGAAATCAGGCGCCACATCGGCATGCCTCCAGTTGTCGTAGAGCCTGCGCGTATGATCACAGCCGTTCATAAATACAATGCCGTCGAGAAAATGGAAATCCCCCTCCATGACTTTATTGAAGCAGTTGCGCACAAAAGTGCAATTCAGGGCTGAAAAATAGATATCCCCCTTGGCCGTACCCGATCCGGCAACGGCCCTCATGCGGTACGGGATGAATCCGGCAGCATGTATAATTTCTTCAGGAACGTAGGAGCAGAAATACCCGATTATCTTTTTTCCTTCCCTTTTTGCGGAATCAAGGAATTCGTTGTAATCCTTTGCGGCCAGTTCCTTCACTTTTTCAAAGATGTCCATCATATCCACCCGTGACTCCTGAAGAATTCCGTAACCGAGTTGCGCACTCCCGCTTCGTCAAGATGCCGTTGATCCATTATATCGATGCTCAGGTACAGCGTGGGAAGTTTTCTTTCACGGCATATGTCCTGAATGATCTTCACCGCGGCCCATCCGTGCTTGCATCCCTGGTGACCCGTGAATATCATACAGTCCACATTATAGGCCTCTATGGCCGCCTCCATTTCATCGGTAATGAACTCAACGGGACCATGGCACTGCCGGCCCATGGCCAGGTGCATCTGTGTCTTGGCAAAATCCCGTATCATGCTTTCCTTTGATGAAGTATCAATATCGACAGTTGACACATTGCCGATGAAATCGGCAACCACAACGGCGCCGTATTCTTCTTCCATCCATTTGAAGAGATAGGTAAAAAAGGCAATGGGAGGAAACCAGAGCAATATCCGTATTTTCTCCTTCTTTACAACGCCCTTCCCTTTTATATAATTACTGTGAATGGCCTTGTGCATGGCCTCGGCCATTTTCAGTGCGTAGGGGGAACGGACATTAATTTCACGCACGACCCAGGCAAAGAGGAGGTTGATATGCGTACCCGGACAGGGAATGGCGCGGTTCATCTCGCATATCTCCGAGAGATAATAATTGAACTTATTCAGCCGGTTCAGCATGTCCGTGAGTTTTTCCCAGTCTATCTTCCGGTCCAGGTGCTTTTCCAGGAACTCTATCTGCTTCCATACCTGCTTCTCAAAGTATTCATAGGAATATTCATCACGCCAGTATGGCACATCAAAAATAAAGGAAGGAACCTCGAGCAGATATTCGAAAGACTGGGTGATAGAAACATTGGTGTCGCAGGGATGGGAACCGGCAATGGTCATGGCCGGTTTCGGGATCTGGCCCAGGACATAAGCCCCCATATCGAGTTTCATGGCCGAGCAGTATTCCACGGGTACACCGTAGCTCTCGGCCTCTTCAATAAGGGACCAGGGGCCGGCGGCCCCGTACACATTGCCAAAAACATTGAGCAGCGCCGAGTTAAAGGAGGTCACATCAAAGGCCTCAAGCATCTCGGGATTCAATATCCACTCAACCCATATCACGGGCTTGCCCTTTTTCACGCTCCTTATGACGTCGTTTATATTTTCAATAACGGCCTTTGCTCCATACCCATAGGCCTTGAAAACATCGGGCGAGAGAAGACCGGCGCCCACGGTAAGCAGTCCGTACCGCAGTTTCCGGTTAAGGAAGTTTTCCCTCAAGGGCACATAGAGAGGGCGCAGGACGAAAAGCAGGACTGTTGCCAGACGCGGCACCTTGGAGAAAAAATAAACGAGATACAGAAGCATCCTGGTCAGTTTCAGCATTTTAAGAGGCTT
This genomic interval carries:
- a CDS encoding nitroreductase — protein: MKNIREGNVEKLKKNYTETEEVILNRRSVRLYKKEQVPEFMIKRLLEAARFAPSAGNAQPWKFIVIRDQEVIREMTETVSWYLRIFRAMIDYRRPGFYWLRPLTKLIIRFNRFELHPVPFGAVDLIARERLGLFHGAPTVILVFKDVRGVGNPDLDCGIAGQNIVLAAHSMGLGTCWISFSKPAFKYSPTWKRRLGISYPYKFVTSIAVGWPRGNPDGMVPRETHAVDWYEDGKKQVVY
- a CDS encoding 2-hydroxyacyl-CoA dehydratase, with product MDIFEKVKELAAKDYNEFLDSAKREGKKIIGYFCSYVPEEIIHAAGFIPYRMRAVAGSGTAKGDIYFSALNCTFVRNCFNKVMEGDFHFLDGIVFMNGCDHTRRLYDNWRHADVAPDFRYMFVAPHLVNDLAMDQFTAEIHKFKGAVEKHFSVTIEDGNIAESIRLYNRKRKLLADIYELRKAKNVPVKGSEILALMLCITAMPVEDAIAMLESFIQGCQERVVSRPDDLRIFFSSGCIEEIGHMELIEDCGAVIVADNICLGSRHFNLAVDESGEPVRALAVRYLSHLSCPRMMNDFRKRLAYIEDIKKEYAIDAIIAEKLKFCDLWGGELFIYRKDAVKKNFPILALERELYGGGQGQIRTRVQAFFEQVRNKKATSDDLVRTSGDNYKVYL